In Caretta caretta isolate rCarCar2 chromosome 18, rCarCar1.hap1, whole genome shotgun sequence, a single genomic region encodes these proteins:
- the LOC125624434 gene encoding basic phospholipase A2 homolog Gln49-PLA2-like yields the protein MRNLFAVILLIACSLSGAQGSLLEFRKMINQATRKSAILSYYGYGCYCGSDGRGEPKDATDWCCRAHHCCYERLKANGCYGNRQRYSYTYKDGDILCALGSWCEEQVCDCDKSTTLCLERNLKTFNSRYVRYRDSKCTGFTPRC from the exons ATGAGGAATCTCTTTGCAGTCATCTTGCTGATCGCCTGCA GTCTGTCTGGGGCACAGGGGAGTCTTCTGGAGTTTCGAAAGATGATTAATCAAGCCACGAGAAAAAGTGCCATCCTAAGTTATTATGGGTACGGCTGCTACTGCGGGTCTGATGGCAGAGGGGAACCGAAGGATGCGACAGATTG GTGCTGCCGAGCTCATCACTGCTGTTACGAAAGGCTAAAAGCTAATGGATGTTATGGGAACAGACAGCGATATAGTTACACCTACAAAGACGGAGACATCCTGTGTG CTTTGGGGAGCTGGTGCGAAGAACAGGTCTGTGATTGTGACAAGAGCACGACTCTCTGCCTGGAAAGGAACCTGAAGACGTTCAACAGCCGCTACGTTCGCTACCGAGACAGCAAGTGCACAGGATTCACACCCAGGTGCTAG